In the Clupea harengus chromosome 16, Ch_v2.0.2, whole genome shotgun sequence genome, one interval contains:
- the lepb gene encoding leptin b produces the protein MKLSLVLVYGMVLVCSSMARPKITGDMIKTMAKTMIARLKKVKAEHFAMSSEISFGTDKDTPIEGLTSIVVYLGSMQVRLRVPPTHHLRQVEEDVDTLLGYLRGMAVGQSCTLPKAGSTLLKSETDFPITSYYQSLLDLQRYLEKLCLNLDKLKSC, from the exons ATGAAGTTGTCCCTGGTGTTAGTTTACGGCATGGTGTTGGTGTGTTCATCCATGGCTCGTCCGAAAATCACAGGAGATATGATCAAAACCATGGCCAAAACCATGATCGCCAGACTCAAAAAGGTTAAAGCTGAG cattTTGCTATGTCTTCTGAGATAAGCTTTGGCACTGATAAAGACACTCCTATCGAAGGTTTAACCTCGATTGTGGTGTACCTGGGCTCCATGCAAGTGAGGTTGCGtgtcccacccacacaccatctGAGGCAAGTGGAGGAAGATGTGGACACTTTGCTGGGCTACCTTCGTGGGATGGCCGTCGGTCAGAGCTGCACACTACCTAAGGCGGGAAGCACCCTGCTAAAATCCGAGACAGACTTCCCCATCACATCTTACTACCAAAGCCTGCTGGATCTTCAAAGATACCTGGAGAAACTGTGTCTTAACCTGGACAAGCTAAAGTCGTGTTGA